A segment of the Synechococcus sp. MEDNS5 genome:
CCAGCAGCGTGATCTGGCCCTGATCCGTGAGCTGGGGCTTCAGCTGGTGGCCTCCCTCGATACCCACGTGCACGCAGATCACGTCACCGCCAGCTGGTGCCTCCGTGCCGCCAGCGGCTGCGCCATCGGCCTGTCGGCCATTGCCGGGGCTGACTTCGTCACCCGGCCGCTCGCCCATGGCGACCGCATCCCTTTCGGCAGCCGTTCGCTGATGGTGCGGGCGACACCGGGGCATACCGATGGCTGCCTCACCTATGTGCTTGACGACGCCTCGATGGCCTTCACCGGTGATGCCCTGCTGATCCGCGGCTGCGGCCGCTGCGATTTTCAGCAGGGCAGTGCCCGCAAGCTCTGGCAGTCGATCCAGGGCCAGATCCTCACCTTGCCGGACACCTGCCTGCTCTATCCCGGCCACGACTACAGCGGCCGTTCCGTCACCAGCGTGGCGGAGGAGCGGCGCTTCAACCCGCGCTTCGGCGGGGCTGCGCGCGAGCAGGACTTCGTGCTGCACATGGACCATCTGCGCCTGCCCCACCCTCACCGGATCGATGTGGCCGTGCCGGGCAACCTGCGCAGTGGTCGCCCCCCGCAGACGAGCGAACCCCAGGAGCCCTGGGCTCCGCTGCAGCGCACCTATGCCGGTCTCGATGAAGTGCTACCCGACTGGGTGAGTGCCCATCGCGATCAGCTCACCCTGCTCGATGTGCGCTCCATCGAGGAATGGCAGGGCCCCGATGGTCGGGTGCCTGGAAGCGTTCACCTGCCGCTCTCAGAGCTTGGTGAAC
Coding sequences within it:
- a CDS encoding rhodanese-like domain-containing protein produces the protein MAESLAKLAAGVGSLLFRQLQDADTGTFTYLLADPATAEAVLIDPVFERQQRDLALIRELGLQLVASLDTHVHADHVTASWCLRAASGCAIGLSAIAGADFVTRPLAHGDRIPFGSRSLMVRATPGHTDGCLTYVLDDASMAFTGDALLIRGCGRCDFQQGSARKLWQSIQGQILTLPDTCLLYPGHDYSGRSVTSVAEERRFNPRFGGAAREQDFVLHMDHLRLPHPHRIDVAVPGNLRSGRPPQTSEPQEPWAPLQRTYAGLDEVLPDWVSAHRDQLTLLDVRSIEEWQGPDGRVPGSVHLPLSELGERQAQVPRDRPLVVVCYAGSRSALATQQLQRNGWPRVANLRGGLHRWADEGYPLESC